The window TTATGCTTGCcaacaaatttgatgaagtAGGTTATTGTTGGTGAACATTGGAGTTGATTGGCAAAAGTAGTCGACGAAAGACAATTGCCAACATCAACTATGATAGAAGTGAAGTAAACAGTTAGTAAATGTCATATATTTTGATAGTTTTGTGTAGTATACAgatctataattttaaaagagattaatgattaaacaatcaaaatcaaatataaacactTGCAGAGTCACCTAtacaaattatcaaaaaatacaaacataaattatcaTAGATAGttccaaacataaattataatgttGAGTGACCTTTTAAGTGAACGCGAaatagtttgttatatttataaataatttattttattttactatatttaaaaatatgagtGGATTAAATTAGGTTAAATAGGTTTCTAGAGGAGCTTTTCATATCTATCGAAAATTGCCCTATTTGCTATGTGCATTGCATGCTTCAAAAATTAGGGTTAGTTATGGATGAAAACTTATTAggtataaaattgaatagaCGTACAGGTAATAAGTAATTtgacatttatatatatatatatatatgtgtgtgtgtgtgtaatgCCGTTAATATCATAGAAGCAGGACAGATGATTCGAATCTCATAGATCGGACAAAAAATTGGGGATTGTGGAGCTAAGCAAGGAGAAGATCCCATCTATATTGCTTCACCTTCATTTTTGTAGTTTCTTTGGTAGCTTCCGGCGTCCGGTGATTGAGATCCGTCAAGTCGAGATGGGAGTAGGTTTCGTGGTCGGTGTTTTCGGAGTTCTAATTCTGGCTCATGCTGCTTATTCTACCATTCAATGTATGCCCTAAAAAACCCAATTGTCATACTCTCTATAGTTCTAGGTTTTCTTGCTTCCCGTTGTTGGTAAACCCTGCACTTCTCGATTCATCTTTTTTGATTGCAGATAGGAGCTTATTGAAGATCATGCAGGAAGAGTTTTCTGGCCCTCCGTTTCATGTATTGTCAtcgccattttttttttctttctataattTTGGCTTGATTCAGCATATTTCACTCGATTTCAGGTGTTCTTGAATTAAGgaagttctttcttttcccctAACTTTAGGTGGCAGTCGAATTGATTCTAGGGTTAGTTTTGTCCATGTGGGCTGCACTCACCGTGCCAGGGAAGTTTCACTCGATAAATCCAGAAGCCGAGGAGAATAGGTACATTTCCCTTTCAAATTGTGCTTCGTTTTCCCCATCGTAATCATATTTCCCATCTCCATACAAAACGGTGATAGTTTAATATATTAGATTCCATTTGCATGTTAAATGTGATAAGGCTTTGGTGCTGAGGGTTAGCTCTGGTAGCAGAACTGTGCTAAAGCGTGTCACGAAATTTAAACAAATCCAAACGATCAGCCCAATTGTCTTGTTTTGTGATCTGTTAATACATTCTTTTGGGAAATCAATTTGTGGATTCTGTCattcatttgattttagaaGTTCTAATCAAAGAGAAGTTGAGTTTTCTTCCCATCAACTCAAACAAATATGTTCTGCTAATATCAAAAGTGGCTAACTCTTCGATGCAACAGTGTAAATTCGCTGGCATCTGCACTTGTGTTGTAATTCTGTAAGAATTTTGTTGGGGAAGTAGCAGCATTTTCCTTGTTGTGACAATGCTTTTACAATGTAGTCTatggtttttcaaaaaaggaaaaaaacaatgattctCAGTGAATGGTAAAACATGTGCGGAAACCTAATTGGAGAAGTAACCAGGCACCTCGCCCTCCTCCAGGGTATCTTGCAAGC of the Cucumis sativus cultivar 9930 chromosome 3, Cucumber_9930_V3, whole genome shotgun sequence genome contains:
- the LOC101220349 gene encoding membrane magnesium transporter is translated as MGVGFVVGVFGVLILAHAAYSTIQYRSLLKIMQEEFSGPPFHVAVELILGLVLSMWAALTVPGKFHSINPEAEENRIVSLPANQDFMVFNHRGRLFPKQADLKLKH